The Desulfocurvibacter africanus subsp. africanus DSM 2603 region AGGTCATCAAAAACATTCAAGCTATTCTGCAGGCTGCCGGTGCAGACCTGGAGCACGTGCTCAAGACCACGGTCTTTCTGACCGACATGGGCAACTTCAAGCGCATGAATGCGGTCTATGCTGAGTACTTCACGGGCACCCCCCCGGCCCGCTCGACCATCCAGGTCTCGGCTTTGCCCATGAGTGCGGAGGTGGAGATCGAGGCTATCGCCAGGTTGCCGGAAAAGGCTTAACCGGCAGAAGCATACGTCAGTCACACGGACGTTCGGCCTATATGCGCATGTCGATTGGCCGTACCGGTGTTCATCCCAGAGTTAATTGATGGTTGGGGCTGTGCATCCATGAGAAATGGTGAAATGGCACAAGGCCAAAGGCCCGGACTGCTTCGAGAGCCGGGCCTTTTTCTTGCCATATTTCCTACACGCCGATTCTCGCTCCTCCGACAGCGTTTCGTTGGCATTGAGGCTATCAAGATAGAAGTCGTCATGCCGTATTTCGGCTGATCGCGGCGGGACCAAAGACACCAGAAGGTTAAACCAGGAGGAACACGAGATGGCGCAGCACAAGCTACTCAAGCATCTCCATCAGGAACACCAGGAAGTGAAGAGCATCCTGCGCAAGCTGGTCAAGGCATCCGAGTCGGACCGTCAGCAGTGGCTTGATCAACTCCGTGAGAACCTCGTTCCTCATATGGAAGCCGAGGAGAAGCATATCTATCCGGCCTTGCGTCAGCAGGGTGGAGAGGTCAAGGAGACAGCCTTAGAGGGCATCGAGGAGCATTCCGCAGCGAAATACGTCTGTAAGCAGCTTTTCGATGTTGGTACCTCGGACGAGACCTTCAAGGCCAAGGCCCAGGTACTTATGGAGTTGATCCAGCACCATATCCAGGAAGAAGAGAGCGAAATCTTCGATGATATCGAGGATTCCTTCTCGGCTCAGGAGCTGGACAACATGTTTAGCAAGTTCGAGCAGGAAGAGCAGAGCCAGAAGAAGAAGGCCAAGGCGGCTTGAGCTCTGTTTGAAGCTGTTCGGCGCGCCCAAGGGCGCGCCGTTCATTCTTAGGGCATTTTGCTTTTGAAAATGCTCTGCAAGCCATGCGTCGGCATGGCTTGTCGCCGCGTAGGCGTAGGCGCAATTCACTTGCGCCGTCAACGCCGGAGCAGGCGTCTTAAAAGCAATCTGCTCTAGGACCTCGTGACCCGGCCAAAGATTGCGCCTGCCAAGTTCGACAGACAACCACTATCTATAGATACATTCAATCTAGGCAGTTGCTTGCTTGAGCCAAGTAACGTCAGCTCTGACCATGCAGCTAATGCTGGCTTGCTTCCTTAATCTTTGCCAGGTTGCATCCGCGACGCTATGTAAGCTTTGCCATTACTTTTATGTCGAATCTCGGCAGAGCAGACCAATAAACTACAAAGATTTGCGCATTAGAGCATTTTGCTTTTGAAAATGCTCTGCAAGCCATGCGTCGGCATGGCGTGCCGCCGCGTAGGCGTAGGCGCAATTCACTTGCGCCGTCAACGCCGGAGCGGGCGTCTTAAAAGCAATCTGCTCTAAAGGGAAATACGTTGCAGAGTGATGCTTTCGCGCCAGGGTGTGACCCAGGGAACGTGAGAGCACTGCCCGGCGCGCTCGCTTAAATTCCCTTGAATGCACTGCCGTCTATGGAAAAAGGAATAGTCTGGGAGCTCGTCCACTTATGCTGGAGTCATGACACATGGAGGTCAATGCCGAAGGCGGTCGGAAGCGCGGTATGGAAATTGAATAGTGTATGGGCACAAGGGATTATCGCTGTCGAAGTCAGGAGG contains the following coding sequences:
- a CDS encoding RidA family protein translates to MTKQRISTPKAPAALGPYSQGVASGNLLFVSGQTPIDPATGALVAGDIEAATRQVIKNIQAILQAAGADLEHVLKTTVFLTDMGNFKRMNAVYAEYFTGTPPARSTIQVSALPMSAEVEIEAIARLPEKA
- a CDS encoding hemerythrin domain-containing protein — translated: MAQHKLLKHLHQEHQEVKSILRKLVKASESDRQQWLDQLRENLVPHMEAEEKHIYPALRQQGGEVKETALEGIEEHSAAKYVCKQLFDVGTSDETFKAKAQVLMELIQHHIQEEESEIFDDIEDSFSAQELDNMFSKFEQEEQSQKKKAKAA